In Parus major isolate Abel chromosome 3, Parus_major1.1, whole genome shotgun sequence, the following are encoded in one genomic region:
- the KIAA1841 gene encoding uncharacterized protein KIAA1841 homolog isoform X3 → MVIHVCDEAKNLKEDFVCPRDLLISEMKYFAEYLSVDAQCWEEVDISVHCDVHIFDWLIRYVKRNSKEFEANEMPTLEPSNVISILISSEFLKMDSLVEKCIHYCHKNMNAIVATPCNMNCINANLVTHIADLFRHNEVEELKDKRDKFKSKLFCKKIERLFDPEYVNPDSRGNAATLYRCCLCKKLLTKETERRIPCVPGKINIDQHGNIVYVHIRDKTWEVHEYLIGLHEELKSWRDVYWRLWGTVNWLTCSRCNQSFLCTEFSHCQYHSQPVLYPGVASALGSTGTGVYPCCNQKVLRFDPTTLPKGCKVRDHMVELPPESEEGDALPSQSEEEDALPSQTAQILNDLLHHRDVIVVPFTKDENSDSGIGLGDDKGLECDVLVEPNTPWGPKTGEINAFLSLKNWTLQLKQQSLLSEEEEYTTGSEVTEDEVGDEEEVCKKPAGRKEKLKKSYRHPKKVVSSPSVQKREKPSDKQSSSRDVSPFIVSMQQNKWDASRSLRFNQDAQREDDQRRMSEITGHLIKMRLGDLDRVKSKDSKEYAGGIYSRLEAQIKASAQSARQSNAEKNPKSKARFGQGRPT, encoded by the exons ATGGTGATCCATGTGTGTGATGAAGCCAAAAACCTCAAAGAAGATTTTGTGTGTCCTCGAGACCTCTTGATTTCAGAGATGAAATACTTTGCTGAGTACCTGTCAGTGGATGCCCAGTGCTGGGAGGAGGTGGACATTTCCGTGCACTGTGACGTTCACATCTTTGACTGGCTGATAAGATATGTCAAAAGGAATTCCAAAGAGTTTGAGGCTAATGAAATGCCTACTTTAG AACCATCAAATGTCATCTCAATCCTTATTTCTTCTGAGTTTTTGAAGATGGATTCCTTA GTAGAGAAATGTATTCATTATTGTCACAAAAATATGAATGCTATTGTAGCCACACCATGTAACATGAACTGTATCAACGCTAATCTTGTTACGCACATTGCTGATCTCTTCAGGCACAACGAGGTGGAAGAGCTGAAGGACAAAAGAGACAAATTTAAGAG TAAACTTTTCTGCAAGAAGATTGAGAGACTGTTTGATCCAGAGTATGTAAATCCAGATTCTAGAGGAAATGCAGCAACTTTATACAG GTGTTGTTTATGTAAAAAGCTGCTAAccaaagaaactgaaaggagAATTCCTTGTGTACCAGGAAAAATCAACATAGACCAACATGGGAATATTGTCTATGTTCATATAAG agacaaaacctgggaagTGCATGAGTATTTAATTGGCCTTCACGAAGAACTGAAATCCTGGCGGGATGTTTATTGGCGTCTTTGGGGGACTGTCAACTGGTTGACCTGCTCAAGATGTAACCAG TCTTTCCTGTGCACGGAGTTCTCCCACTGCCAGTACCATTCGCAGCCGGTTCTTTATCCAGGTGTAGCAAGTGCTCTGGGCTCCACAGGCACGGGAGTGTATCCCTGTTGTAACCAAAAAGTTCTTCGGTTTGACCCTACAACCCTCCCAAAG GGCTGCAAAGTGAGGGATCATATGGTGGAGTTACCTCCAGAAAGTGAAGAGGGGGATGCTTTGCCATCTCAAAGTGAAGAGGAGGATGCTTTGCCATCTCAGACTGCTCAGATCCTGAATGATCTGCTGCATCATAGAGATGTTATAGTTGTTCCTTTCACTAAGGATGAGAATAG TGATTCTGGTATTGGGCTTGGTGATGACAAAGGCCTTGAATGTGATGTGCTTGTAGAACCAAATACACCTTGGGGCCCCAAAACTGGAGAAATCAATGCT TTTTTGTCTCTGAAGAACTGGACTTTGCAGCTG AAACAGCAATCACTGTTATCTGAAGAGGAGGAGTACACCACGGGCTCAGAGGTCACTGAGGATGAAGTGGGGGATGAAGAAGAAGTGTGCAAGAAACCAG cagggagaaaggagaaattaaagaaatccTACAGGCACCCAAAGAAAGTGGTTTCTTCACCTAGTGTTCAGAAAAGGGAGAAGCCATCTGATAAG cagtcAAGTTCCCGAGATGTTTCTCCGTTCAT TGTGAGCATGCAGCAGAACAAATGGGATGCCTCCAGGTCCCTGAGATTCAACCAAGATGCTCAAAGAGAAGATG ATCAAAGAAGAATGTCTGAGATCACAGGGCACTTAATAAAAATGAGACTGGGAGACCTTGATCGAGTCAAGTCCAAAGATAGCAAAGAA TATGCAGGAGGCATTTATTCTAGACTTGAAGCTCAGATAAAAGCCTCAGCACAGAGTGCACGACAAAGCAATGCTGAGAAGAATCCCAA GTCCAAAGCCCGTTTTGGTCAAGGTCGTCCAACATAA
- the KIAA1841 gene encoding uncharacterized protein KIAA1841 homolog isoform X2: MSRGFSENNNFPYDNNQMVLDMILCSLVGVPQPINWDSVARLVPGYTSKECAKRFDELKSSGSSPVDNQYNPLMAAGGSPVETLATYIKSSLLDSQTEFQEPAIGQDSITITGRPSAASTRSCSSESEKGPVHNSGESTDETQGPNMVIHVCDEAKNLKEDFVCPRDLLISEMKYFAEYLSVDAQCWEEVDISVHCDVHIFDWLIRYVKRNSKEFEANEMPTLEPSNVISILISSEFLKMDSLVEKCIHYCHKNMNAIVATPCNMNCINANLVTHIADLFRHNEVEELKDKRDKFKSKLFCKKIERLFDPEYVNPDSRGNAATLYRCCLCKKLLTKETERRIPCVPGKINIDQHGNIVYVHIRDKTWEVHEYLIGLHEELKSWRDVYWRLWGTVNWLTCSRCNQSFLCTEFSHCQYHSQPVLYPGVASALGSTGTGVYPCCNQKVLRFDPTTLPKGCKVRDHMVELPPESEEGDALPSQSEEEDALPSQTAQILNDLLHHRDVIVVPFTKDENSDSGIGLGDDKGLECDVLVEPNTPWGPKTGEINAFLSLKNWTLQLKQQSLLSEEEEYTTGSEVTEDEVGDEEEVCKKPAGRKEKLKKSYRHPKKVVSSPSVQKREKPSDKSSSRDVSPFIVSMQQNKWDASRSLRFNQDAQREDDQRRMSEITGHLIKMRLGDLDRVKSKDSKEYAGGIYSRLEAQIKASAQSARQSNAEKNPKSKARFGQGRPT, translated from the exons ATGAGTCGTGGATTCTCAGAAAACAATAACTTCCCCTATGACAACAACCAAATGGTTTTGGATATGATCCTGTGTTCCCTAGTTGGTGTTCCTCAGCCTATCAACTGGGACAGTGTGGCAAGGCTGGTTCCAGGATATACATCCAAAGAA TGTGCAAAAAGGTTTGATGAACTAAAAAGCAGTGGAAGTTCACCTGTTGACAACCAATATAATCCCCTGATGGCTGCTGGTGGGAGTCCCGTGGAAACTTTAGCTACGTACATCAAATCCTCCTTGCTCGATTCACAGACAGAGTTTCAGGAGCCTGCTATTGGGCAGGATTCCATTACTATAACTG GAAGACCCAGTGCAGCCTCCACAAGGAGCTGTTCTTCAGAATCTGAGAAAGGTCCTGTACATAACAGTGGAGAAAGCACTGATGAAACCCAGGG GCCGAATATGGTGATCCATGTGTGTGATGAAGCCAAAAACCTCAAAGAAGATTTTGTGTGTCCTCGAGACCTCTTGATTTCAGAGATGAAATACTTTGCTGAGTACCTGTCAGTGGATGCCCAGTGCTGGGAGGAGGTGGACATTTCCGTGCACTGTGACGTTCACATCTTTGACTGGCTGATAAGATATGTCAAAAGGAATTCCAAAGAGTTTGAGGCTAATGAAATGCCTACTTTAG AACCATCAAATGTCATCTCAATCCTTATTTCTTCTGAGTTTTTGAAGATGGATTCCTTA GTAGAGAAATGTATTCATTATTGTCACAAAAATATGAATGCTATTGTAGCCACACCATGTAACATGAACTGTATCAACGCTAATCTTGTTACGCACATTGCTGATCTCTTCAGGCACAACGAGGTGGAAGAGCTGAAGGACAAAAGAGACAAATTTAAGAG TAAACTTTTCTGCAAGAAGATTGAGAGACTGTTTGATCCAGAGTATGTAAATCCAGATTCTAGAGGAAATGCAGCAACTTTATACAG GTGTTGTTTATGTAAAAAGCTGCTAAccaaagaaactgaaaggagAATTCCTTGTGTACCAGGAAAAATCAACATAGACCAACATGGGAATATTGTCTATGTTCATATAAG agacaaaacctgggaagTGCATGAGTATTTAATTGGCCTTCACGAAGAACTGAAATCCTGGCGGGATGTTTATTGGCGTCTTTGGGGGACTGTCAACTGGTTGACCTGCTCAAGATGTAACCAG TCTTTCCTGTGCACGGAGTTCTCCCACTGCCAGTACCATTCGCAGCCGGTTCTTTATCCAGGTGTAGCAAGTGCTCTGGGCTCCACAGGCACGGGAGTGTATCCCTGTTGTAACCAAAAAGTTCTTCGGTTTGACCCTACAACCCTCCCAAAG GGCTGCAAAGTGAGGGATCATATGGTGGAGTTACCTCCAGAAAGTGAAGAGGGGGATGCTTTGCCATCTCAAAGTGAAGAGGAGGATGCTTTGCCATCTCAGACTGCTCAGATCCTGAATGATCTGCTGCATCATAGAGATGTTATAGTTGTTCCTTTCACTAAGGATGAGAATAG TGATTCTGGTATTGGGCTTGGTGATGACAAAGGCCTTGAATGTGATGTGCTTGTAGAACCAAATACACCTTGGGGCCCCAAAACTGGAGAAATCAATGCT TTTTTGTCTCTGAAGAACTGGACTTTGCAGCTG AAACAGCAATCACTGTTATCTGAAGAGGAGGAGTACACCACGGGCTCAGAGGTCACTGAGGATGAAGTGGGGGATGAAGAAGAAGTGTGCAAGAAACCAG cagggagaaaggagaaattaaagaaatccTACAGGCACCCAAAGAAAGTGGTTTCTTCACCTAGTGTTCAGAAAAGGGAGAAGCCATCTGATAAG tcAAGTTCCCGAGATGTTTCTCCGTTCAT TGTGAGCATGCAGCAGAACAAATGGGATGCCTCCAGGTCCCTGAGATTCAACCAAGATGCTCAAAGAGAAGATG ATCAAAGAAGAATGTCTGAGATCACAGGGCACTTAATAAAAATGAGACTGGGAGACCTTGATCGAGTCAAGTCCAAAGATAGCAAAGAA TATGCAGGAGGCATTTATTCTAGACTTGAAGCTCAGATAAAAGCCTCAGCACAGAGTGCACGACAAAGCAATGCTGAGAAGAATCCCAA GTCCAAAGCCCGTTTTGGTCAAGGTCGTCCAACATAA
- the KIAA1841 gene encoding uncharacterized protein KIAA1841 homolog isoform X1 — protein MSRGFSENNNFPYDNNQMVLDMILCSLVGVPQPINWDSVARLVPGYTSKECAKRFDELKSSGSSPVDNQYNPLMAAGGSPVETLATYIKSSLLDSQTEFQEPAIGQDSITITGRPSAASTRSCSSESEKGPVHNSGESTDETQGPNMVIHVCDEAKNLKEDFVCPRDLLISEMKYFAEYLSVDAQCWEEVDISVHCDVHIFDWLIRYVKRNSKEFEANEMPTLEPSNVISILISSEFLKMDSLVEKCIHYCHKNMNAIVATPCNMNCINANLVTHIADLFRHNEVEELKDKRDKFKSKLFCKKIERLFDPEYVNPDSRGNAATLYRCCLCKKLLTKETERRIPCVPGKINIDQHGNIVYVHIRDKTWEVHEYLIGLHEELKSWRDVYWRLWGTVNWLTCSRCNQSFLCTEFSHCQYHSQPVLYPGVASALGSTGTGVYPCCNQKVLRFDPTTLPKGCKVRDHMVELPPESEEGDALPSQSEEEDALPSQTAQILNDLLHHRDVIVVPFTKDENSDSGIGLGDDKGLECDVLVEPNTPWGPKTGEINAFLSLKNWTLQLKQQSLLSEEEEYTTGSEVTEDEVGDEEEVCKKPAGRKEKLKKSYRHPKKVVSSPSVQKREKPSDKQSSSRDVSPFIVSMQQNKWDASRSLRFNQDAQREDDQRRMSEITGHLIKMRLGDLDRVKSKDSKEYAGGIYSRLEAQIKASAQSARQSNAEKNPKSKARFGQGRPT, from the exons ATGAGTCGTGGATTCTCAGAAAACAATAACTTCCCCTATGACAACAACCAAATGGTTTTGGATATGATCCTGTGTTCCCTAGTTGGTGTTCCTCAGCCTATCAACTGGGACAGTGTGGCAAGGCTGGTTCCAGGATATACATCCAAAGAA TGTGCAAAAAGGTTTGATGAACTAAAAAGCAGTGGAAGTTCACCTGTTGACAACCAATATAATCCCCTGATGGCTGCTGGTGGGAGTCCCGTGGAAACTTTAGCTACGTACATCAAATCCTCCTTGCTCGATTCACAGACAGAGTTTCAGGAGCCTGCTATTGGGCAGGATTCCATTACTATAACTG GAAGACCCAGTGCAGCCTCCACAAGGAGCTGTTCTTCAGAATCTGAGAAAGGTCCTGTACATAACAGTGGAGAAAGCACTGATGAAACCCAGGG GCCGAATATGGTGATCCATGTGTGTGATGAAGCCAAAAACCTCAAAGAAGATTTTGTGTGTCCTCGAGACCTCTTGATTTCAGAGATGAAATACTTTGCTGAGTACCTGTCAGTGGATGCCCAGTGCTGGGAGGAGGTGGACATTTCCGTGCACTGTGACGTTCACATCTTTGACTGGCTGATAAGATATGTCAAAAGGAATTCCAAAGAGTTTGAGGCTAATGAAATGCCTACTTTAG AACCATCAAATGTCATCTCAATCCTTATTTCTTCTGAGTTTTTGAAGATGGATTCCTTA GTAGAGAAATGTATTCATTATTGTCACAAAAATATGAATGCTATTGTAGCCACACCATGTAACATGAACTGTATCAACGCTAATCTTGTTACGCACATTGCTGATCTCTTCAGGCACAACGAGGTGGAAGAGCTGAAGGACAAAAGAGACAAATTTAAGAG TAAACTTTTCTGCAAGAAGATTGAGAGACTGTTTGATCCAGAGTATGTAAATCCAGATTCTAGAGGAAATGCAGCAACTTTATACAG GTGTTGTTTATGTAAAAAGCTGCTAAccaaagaaactgaaaggagAATTCCTTGTGTACCAGGAAAAATCAACATAGACCAACATGGGAATATTGTCTATGTTCATATAAG agacaaaacctgggaagTGCATGAGTATTTAATTGGCCTTCACGAAGAACTGAAATCCTGGCGGGATGTTTATTGGCGTCTTTGGGGGACTGTCAACTGGTTGACCTGCTCAAGATGTAACCAG TCTTTCCTGTGCACGGAGTTCTCCCACTGCCAGTACCATTCGCAGCCGGTTCTTTATCCAGGTGTAGCAAGTGCTCTGGGCTCCACAGGCACGGGAGTGTATCCCTGTTGTAACCAAAAAGTTCTTCGGTTTGACCCTACAACCCTCCCAAAG GGCTGCAAAGTGAGGGATCATATGGTGGAGTTACCTCCAGAAAGTGAAGAGGGGGATGCTTTGCCATCTCAAAGTGAAGAGGAGGATGCTTTGCCATCTCAGACTGCTCAGATCCTGAATGATCTGCTGCATCATAGAGATGTTATAGTTGTTCCTTTCACTAAGGATGAGAATAG TGATTCTGGTATTGGGCTTGGTGATGACAAAGGCCTTGAATGTGATGTGCTTGTAGAACCAAATACACCTTGGGGCCCCAAAACTGGAGAAATCAATGCT TTTTTGTCTCTGAAGAACTGGACTTTGCAGCTG AAACAGCAATCACTGTTATCTGAAGAGGAGGAGTACACCACGGGCTCAGAGGTCACTGAGGATGAAGTGGGGGATGAAGAAGAAGTGTGCAAGAAACCAG cagggagaaaggagaaattaaagaaatccTACAGGCACCCAAAGAAAGTGGTTTCTTCACCTAGTGTTCAGAAAAGGGAGAAGCCATCTGATAAG cagtcAAGTTCCCGAGATGTTTCTCCGTTCAT TGTGAGCATGCAGCAGAACAAATGGGATGCCTCCAGGTCCCTGAGATTCAACCAAGATGCTCAAAGAGAAGATG ATCAAAGAAGAATGTCTGAGATCACAGGGCACTTAATAAAAATGAGACTGGGAGACCTTGATCGAGTCAAGTCCAAAGATAGCAAAGAA TATGCAGGAGGCATTTATTCTAGACTTGAAGCTCAGATAAAAGCCTCAGCACAGAGTGCACGACAAAGCAATGCTGAGAAGAATCCCAA GTCCAAAGCCCGTTTTGGTCAAGGTCGTCCAACATAA